A genomic region of Caloenas nicobarica isolate bCalNic1 chromosome 9, bCalNic1.hap1, whole genome shotgun sequence contains the following coding sequences:
- the CTRL gene encoding chymotrypsin-like protease CTRL-1 — protein sequence MALLWAVACLALASTVSGCGVPIISPSVHNSERIINGHDAVPGSWPWQVSLRTRLGSHFCGGSLINENWVVTAAHCEFNRYTDVVVLGQYDRSSRAESVQVKSVAKVVTNPNWDSETLNNDIALLKLSSPAQLGLRVSPVCLPPANLVLSSNLQCVTTGWGRDSIYSQASAVLLQQVSLPLVSSSQCALYWGNEITSSMLCAGGAGASSCQGDSGGPLVYQNGGIWTLIGIVSWGNSNCNVNVPAVYTRVSEFRNWIDYIVAQG from the exons ATGGCGCTTCTGTGGGCAGTTGCCTGCCTGGCGCTTGCCAGCACCGTCTCAG GCTGTGGGGTGCCGATCATCAGCCCCTCGGTGCACAACAGTGAGAGGATCATCAACGGGCACGATGCGGTGCCAGGCTCGTGGCCCTGGCAGGTGTCCCTGCGG acCCGTTTGGGATCCCACTTCTGCGGCGGCTCCTTGATCAACGAGAATTGGGTCGTCACGGCTGCCCACTGCGAATTCAA CCGATACACCGATGTCGTCGTCCTTGGGCAATATGATCGCAGCTCCAGGGCAGAGTCCGTTCAAGTGAAGTCTGTGGCCAAG GTCGTCACAAACCCCAACTGGGACTCAGAGACCCTCAACAACGACATTGCCCTGCTGAAGCTCTCCTCGCCCGCCCAGCTGGGACTCCGTGTCTCCCCCGTCTGCCTGCCCCCCGCCAACCTGGTTCTGTCCAGCAACCTCCAGTGTGTCACCACCGGCTGGGGACGCGACAGCATCTACT CCCAAGCCTCAGccgtgctcctgcagcaggtgtccctgcccttggTCTCCTCGAGCCAGTGCGCGCTGTACTGGGGCAACGAGATCACCAGCTCCATGCTGTGTGCCGGCGGGGCTGGCGCCTCCTCCTGCCAG GGTGACTCCGGCGGACCTCTGGTATACCAGAATGGGGGCATCTGGACCTTGATCGGCATTGTCTCCTGGGGAAATAGCAACTGCAACGTCAACGTGCCCGCCGTCTACACCCGCGTGAGCGAGTTCCGAAACTGGATCGACTACATTGTTGCTCAGGGATAG